Proteins found in one Quercus robur chromosome 2, dhQueRobu3.1, whole genome shotgun sequence genomic segment:
- the LOC126713196 gene encoding uncharacterized protein At5g39865 has protein sequence MGCVSSNLLNHDEEFTQLGSSSLSQHIVSLTSTTYGLLTLDPPPQNSNPTTPPPPTTPPTRFTLSEPKSLWSEPRSLWSEPKFQPADVINSWELMAGLDHHNNSESFRFFKNLNNNKENSNPNKPNTSSNDHVFVLDKFEKLCPPNGENKVVLYTTTLRGVRKTFEQCNAVRAVLQSLGVLFTERDISMDRGFREELRELMKGKEMVPPRVFVKGRYVGGCDEVLKMVEEGLVGEIFNGLPKKRGGFGVGGVSSVCEGCGDVRFLPCFRCSGSCKMVMVVKEEVGRRVERTVVVRCSDCNENGLVLCPICS, from the coding sequence atggGTTGTGTGTCTTCCAATCTGCTCAACCATGACGAAGAGTTCACCCAACTCGGCAGTTCATCACTGAGTCAACACATTGTTTCTCTCACTTCCACCACCTATGGCCTCCTCACTCTTGACCCACCGCCACAAAACTCAAACCCCACCACTCCTCCTCCGCCCACAACCCCACCCACTCGTTTCACCCTCTCCGAGCCCAAGTCCCTATGGTCCGAACCCAGGTCTCTCTGGTCTGAACCCAAGTTCCAGCCTGCTGACGTCATCAACTCGTGGGAACTCATGGCTGGCCTCGACCACCACAACAACTCCGAGAGTTTCCGTTTCTTCAAAAACCTTAATAACAACAAAGAAAACTCAAACCCCAACAAGCCTAATACTAGCTCAAACGACCATGTTTTTGTTCTCGACAAGTTCGAGAAACTATGTCCACCAAACGGAGAAAACAAAGTGGTTCTCTACACGACGACGTTGCGGGGCGTTCGGAAGACCTTCGAGCAATGCAATGCTGTGAGGGCAGTGTTACAGAGTTTAGGAGTGTTGTTTACAGAGCGAGATATATCGATGGATCGTGGGTTCAGAGAAGAGCTGAGAGAACTAATGAAAGGGAAGGAAATGGTGCCTCCGAGGGTTTTTGTGAAGGGAAGGTATGTGGGTGGGTGTGATGAGGTGTTGAAAATGGTGGAGGAAGGTTTGGTTGGTGAGATTTTTAATGGTTTGCCTAAGAAAAGAGGTGGATTTGGGGTTGGTGGGGTTAGTAGTGTGTGTGAGGGTTGTGGGGATGTGAGATTTTTGCCTTGTTTTAGGTGTAGTGGGAGTTGTAAGATGGTTATGGTGGTGAAAGAAGAGGTGGGTCGAAGAGTAGAGAGGACTGTAGTGGTGAGGTGCTCTGATTGTAATGAGAATGGCTTGGTTCTATGCCCTATTTGCAGCTGA